Proteins from a genomic interval of Gossypium hirsutum isolate 1008001.06 chromosome A09, Gossypium_hirsutum_v2.1, whole genome shotgun sequence:
- the LOC107889252 gene encoding auxin response factor 4 isoform X2 → MEIDLNHALSEVEKTAVCNGDCDKLNCVCSSSSSNLASPPCTSSIYLELWHACAGPLTSLPKKGNLVVYFPQGHLEQLASASHFSPLEISTFDLPPHIFCKVVNVQLLANKENDEVYTQLTLLPQPESRGPNLESKQLDELGVDEGDDGSPKRSTPHMFCKTLTASDTSTHGGFSVPRRAAEDCFPPLDYKQTRPSQELVAKDLHGVEWRFRHIYRGQPRRHLLTTGWSIFVSQKNLVAGDAVLFLRGEDGELRLGIRRAVRPRNCLPESVIAKQNSYPNVLSPVANALSTKSMFHVFYSPRASHAEFVIPFRKYFKSIANSVCIGTRFKMRFDMDDSPERRFSGVVMGMGDSDPYKWPNSRWRCLMVRWDEDNMIDRHERVSPWEIDPSASLPPLSIQSSPRLKKLRTGPQAAAPDTLITGGSRFLDFEEPLRSSKVLQGQENVGFVSPLYGHDTVSRPLDFEMQSPAHHQSLASTGIEKSNISEFMRVCSTTYTGFADSNRFPKVLQGQEICQLRSLTQKADLNLGVWAKTNVGCNSFNMHQTLKTNCYPLASEGLRNMYFPYSEFLKTVQEPTMSSYACPLPRGNVPFNASSIRTGVGVIVDGFRKPNQLNEHKPLENIPSPASENNSRNQQDDSFKRNVAGCKLFGFPLNVESPTPNSQNSGKRSCTKVHKQGSLVGRAIDLSRLYGYDDLMIELERLFGMEGVLSDPDKGWRVLYTDSENDVMVVGDDPWHEFCEVVSKIHIYTQEEVEKMTIGTGSDDTQSCLEQAAVIMEASKSSSVGQPDSSSPMFDKT, encoded by the exons ATGGAAATTGATCTGAACCATGCACTGAGTGAGGTGGAGAAGACTGCGGTTTGCAATGGGGACTGTGACAAACTGAACTGTGTGtgctcttcatcttcttcaaactTAGCTTCGCCTCCATGTACCTCTTCCATTTACTTGGAGCTTTGGCATGCTTGTGCTGGCCCTCTCACTTCACTCCCCAAAAAGGGAAATCTTGTTGTTTACTTCCCTCAGGGTCACTTGGAGCAGCTGGCCTCTGCCTCTCATTTCTCTCCTTTGGAAATCTCCACCTTTGATCTTCCCCCTCACATCTTTTGCAAAGTGGTGAATGTCCAGCTTCTT gccAATAAGGAGAATGATGAGGTCTATACACAGCTCACTTTACTTCCTCAGCCGGAG TCGAGAGGGCCTAATTTGGAGAGCAAGCAGCTGGATGAACTAGGTGTGGATGAGGGAGATGATGGATCGCCTAAAAGATCAACCCCTCACATGTTTTGTAAGACGTTAACCGCATCGGACACCAGCACTCACGGAGGGTTCTCCGTTCCTCGTAGAGCTGCAGAAGACTGTTTTCCTCCACTG GATTATAAACAGACGAGGCCGTCTCAAGAACTTGTTGCCAAGGACCTGCACGGAGTTGAGTGGAGGTTTCGACATATATATAGGG gtCAACCGAGGCGACATCTCCTTACTACAGGCTGGAGTATTTTCGTTAGTCAAAAGAATCTTGTTGCTGGTGATGCAGTGCTCTTTCTGAG GGGTGAAGATGGAGAGCTCAGGTTGGGAATTAGAAGAGCTGTACGGCCGAGGAATTGTCTTCCTGAATCAGTCATTGCTAAACAGAATTCATATCCGAACGTTCTTTCTCCGGTGGCTAATGCATTATCCACGAAAAGCATGTTTCATGTCTTCTACAGTCCAAG GGCCAGCCATGCTGAGTTTGTCATACCCTTTCGGAAGTATTTTAAAAGCATAGCAAATTCAGTGTGCATTGGAACAAGATTCAAAATGAGATTTGACATGGATGATTCGCCTGAGAGAAG GTTTAGTGGTGTAGTGATGGGAATGGGGGACTCAGATCCTTACAAATGGCCCAATTCAAGGTGGAGATGCTTAATG GTCAGGTGGGATGAAGATAATATGATCGATCGCCACGAGAGAGTCTCACCTTGGGAAATTGATCCTTCCGCTTCTCTCCCACCCTTGAGTATTCAGTCTTCCCCGAGGTTGAAGAAACTGCGAACAGGTCCGCAGGCTGCCGCACCCGACACCCTCATTACAG GGGGGAGTCGATTTTTGGACTTTGAGGAACCGTTGAGATCCTCTAAGGTCTTGCAAGGTCAAGAAAATGTAGGTTTTGTATCACCCTTATATGGGCATGATACTGTAAGCCGCCCGCTAGATTTTGAGATGCAATCTCCTGCACATCATCAAAGTCTTGCGTCAACAGGGATTGAAAAGAGCAATATTAGTGAGTTTATGAGGGTTTGCTCCACCACATACACAGGCTTTGCGGATTCTAATAGGTTTCCGAAGGTCTTGCAAGGTCAAGAAATTTGCCAATTGAGATCCCTGACACAAAAGGCTGATCTCAATCTCGGTGTTTGGGCGAAAACCAATGTTGGTTGCAATTCATTCAACATGCATCAAACACTGAAAACCAATTGCTATCCGCTAGCATCGGAAGGCCTTCGAAATATGTATTTCCCTTACAGTGAATTTCTCAAAACCGTCCAAGAGCCGACAATGAGCTCTTATGCATGTCCACTTCCAAGAGGTAATGTCCCGTTTAATGCTTCCTCAATTAGGACAGGGGTAGGGGTTATCGTGGATGGGTTCAGAAAGCCGAATCAACTGAATGAGCATAAGCCATTGGAGAATATTCCAAGTCCTGCTTCGGAAAACAATTCGAGGAACCAACAGGATGACTCCTTCAAAAGAAATGTTGCTGGATGTAAACTCTTTGGGTTTCCTTTGAATGTGGAGTCGCCTACTCCAAACTCACAAAATTCTGGTAAGAGGAGTTGTACAAAG GTTCACAAGCAAGGCAGCTTGGTTGGAAGAGCTATTGATCTCTCGAGACTGTACGGatatgatgacttgatgattgaACTTGAACGTCTATTCGGAATGGAAGGCGTATTAAGTGATCCGGATAAAGGGTGGCGGGTATTGTACACAGATAGCGAGAACGACGTAATGGTGGTTGGAGATGACCCTTGGCA TGAATTTTGTGAGGTGGTGTCGAAGATCCACATATACACCCAAGAAGAAGTGGAGAAGATGACAATAGGAACGGGGAGCGATGACACGCAAAGCTGTTTGGAGCAAGCAGCAGTGATAATGGAAGCATCAAAGTCATCCTCAGTGGGGCAGCCAGATTCATCATCTCCAAT
- the LOC107889252 gene encoding auxin response factor 4 isoform X1, whose amino-acid sequence MEIDLNHALSEVEKTAVCNGDCDKLNCVCSSSSSNLASPPCTSSIYLELWHACAGPLTSLPKKGNLVVYFPQGHLEQLASASHFSPLEISTFDLPPHIFCKVVNVQLLANKENDEVYTQLTLLPQPESRGPNLESKQLDELGVDEGDDGSPKRSTPHMFCKTLTASDTSTHGGFSVPRRAAEDCFPPLDYKQTRPSQELVAKDLHGVEWRFRHIYRGQPRRHLLTTGWSIFVSQKNLVAGDAVLFLRGEDGELRLGIRRAVRPRNCLPESVIAKQNSYPNVLSPVANALSTKSMFHVFYSPRASHAEFVIPFRKYFKSIANSVCIGTRFKMRFDMDDSPERRFSGVVMGMGDSDPYKWPNSRWRCLMVRWDEDNMIDRHERVSPWEIDPSASLPPLSIQSSPRLKKLRTGPQAAAPDTLITGGSRFLDFEEPLRSSKVLQGQENVGFVSPLYGHDTVSRPLDFEMQSPAHHQSLASTGIEKSNISEFMRVCSTTYTGFADSNRFPKVLQGQEICQLRSLTQKADLNLGVWAKTNVGCNSFNMHQTLKTNCYPLASEGLRNMYFPYSEFLKTVQEPTMSSYACPLPRGNVPFNASSIRTGVGVIVDGFRKPNQLNEHKPLENIPSPASENNSRNQQDDSFKRNVAGCKLFGFPLNVESPTPNSQNSGKRSCTKVHKQGSLVGRAIDLSRLYGYDDLMIELERLFGMEGVLSDPDKGWRVLYTDSENDVMVVGDDPWHEFCEVVSKIHIYTQEEVEKMTIGTGSDDTQSCLEQAAVIMEASKSSSVGQPDSSSPMFWRFAKAPKFDTCILRNGVISKAVEMTQVNVKFVGALNLENPFQTWVPKAWGIFIG is encoded by the exons ATGGAAATTGATCTGAACCATGCACTGAGTGAGGTGGAGAAGACTGCGGTTTGCAATGGGGACTGTGACAAACTGAACTGTGTGtgctcttcatcttcttcaaactTAGCTTCGCCTCCATGTACCTCTTCCATTTACTTGGAGCTTTGGCATGCTTGTGCTGGCCCTCTCACTTCACTCCCCAAAAAGGGAAATCTTGTTGTTTACTTCCCTCAGGGTCACTTGGAGCAGCTGGCCTCTGCCTCTCATTTCTCTCCTTTGGAAATCTCCACCTTTGATCTTCCCCCTCACATCTTTTGCAAAGTGGTGAATGTCCAGCTTCTT gccAATAAGGAGAATGATGAGGTCTATACACAGCTCACTTTACTTCCTCAGCCGGAG TCGAGAGGGCCTAATTTGGAGAGCAAGCAGCTGGATGAACTAGGTGTGGATGAGGGAGATGATGGATCGCCTAAAAGATCAACCCCTCACATGTTTTGTAAGACGTTAACCGCATCGGACACCAGCACTCACGGAGGGTTCTCCGTTCCTCGTAGAGCTGCAGAAGACTGTTTTCCTCCACTG GATTATAAACAGACGAGGCCGTCTCAAGAACTTGTTGCCAAGGACCTGCACGGAGTTGAGTGGAGGTTTCGACATATATATAGGG gtCAACCGAGGCGACATCTCCTTACTACAGGCTGGAGTATTTTCGTTAGTCAAAAGAATCTTGTTGCTGGTGATGCAGTGCTCTTTCTGAG GGGTGAAGATGGAGAGCTCAGGTTGGGAATTAGAAGAGCTGTACGGCCGAGGAATTGTCTTCCTGAATCAGTCATTGCTAAACAGAATTCATATCCGAACGTTCTTTCTCCGGTGGCTAATGCATTATCCACGAAAAGCATGTTTCATGTCTTCTACAGTCCAAG GGCCAGCCATGCTGAGTTTGTCATACCCTTTCGGAAGTATTTTAAAAGCATAGCAAATTCAGTGTGCATTGGAACAAGATTCAAAATGAGATTTGACATGGATGATTCGCCTGAGAGAAG GTTTAGTGGTGTAGTGATGGGAATGGGGGACTCAGATCCTTACAAATGGCCCAATTCAAGGTGGAGATGCTTAATG GTCAGGTGGGATGAAGATAATATGATCGATCGCCACGAGAGAGTCTCACCTTGGGAAATTGATCCTTCCGCTTCTCTCCCACCCTTGAGTATTCAGTCTTCCCCGAGGTTGAAGAAACTGCGAACAGGTCCGCAGGCTGCCGCACCCGACACCCTCATTACAG GGGGGAGTCGATTTTTGGACTTTGAGGAACCGTTGAGATCCTCTAAGGTCTTGCAAGGTCAAGAAAATGTAGGTTTTGTATCACCCTTATATGGGCATGATACTGTAAGCCGCCCGCTAGATTTTGAGATGCAATCTCCTGCACATCATCAAAGTCTTGCGTCAACAGGGATTGAAAAGAGCAATATTAGTGAGTTTATGAGGGTTTGCTCCACCACATACACAGGCTTTGCGGATTCTAATAGGTTTCCGAAGGTCTTGCAAGGTCAAGAAATTTGCCAATTGAGATCCCTGACACAAAAGGCTGATCTCAATCTCGGTGTTTGGGCGAAAACCAATGTTGGTTGCAATTCATTCAACATGCATCAAACACTGAAAACCAATTGCTATCCGCTAGCATCGGAAGGCCTTCGAAATATGTATTTCCCTTACAGTGAATTTCTCAAAACCGTCCAAGAGCCGACAATGAGCTCTTATGCATGTCCACTTCCAAGAGGTAATGTCCCGTTTAATGCTTCCTCAATTAGGACAGGGGTAGGGGTTATCGTGGATGGGTTCAGAAAGCCGAATCAACTGAATGAGCATAAGCCATTGGAGAATATTCCAAGTCCTGCTTCGGAAAACAATTCGAGGAACCAACAGGATGACTCCTTCAAAAGAAATGTTGCTGGATGTAAACTCTTTGGGTTTCCTTTGAATGTGGAGTCGCCTACTCCAAACTCACAAAATTCTGGTAAGAGGAGTTGTACAAAG GTTCACAAGCAAGGCAGCTTGGTTGGAAGAGCTATTGATCTCTCGAGACTGTACGGatatgatgacttgatgattgaACTTGAACGTCTATTCGGAATGGAAGGCGTATTAAGTGATCCGGATAAAGGGTGGCGGGTATTGTACACAGATAGCGAGAACGACGTAATGGTGGTTGGAGATGACCCTTGGCA TGAATTTTGTGAGGTGGTGTCGAAGATCCACATATACACCCAAGAAGAAGTGGAGAAGATGACAATAGGAACGGGGAGCGATGACACGCAAAGCTGTTTGGAGCAAGCAGCAGTGATAATGGAAGCATCAAAGTCATCCTCAGTGGGGCAGCCAGATTCATCATCTCCAAT GTTTTGGCGTTTTGCAAAGGCACCTAAGTTTGATACATGCATATTGAGGAATGGTGTCATTTCAAAGGCAGTTGAAATGACTCAGGTTAATGTCAAGTTTGTAGGTGCTTTGAATCTTGAGAACCCATTCCAAACTTGGGTTCCCAAAGCTTGGGGAATTTTTATTGGCTAA